From the Acidobacteriota bacterium genome, one window contains:
- a CDS encoding cytochrome c3 family protein, producing the protein MGQIFHRSTNAYAKLSIAFGALLVVILGWVAFTLHGSPYVTRQYIPREQKVPFSHRHHIAGLGIDCRYCHTSVEESSFAGIPATETCMSCHSQVWTEAPMLEPVRASWRDELPLEWNRVHDLPDFAYFNHSVHIKKGVGCVTCHGQVDQMPLIMQTQTLHMGWCLDCHRNPELYVRPREEVFNVNWTLPEGVTQRELGLRLVEEYDIRSLQSCSTCHR; encoded by the coding sequence ATGGGACAGATATTTCATCGAAGCACGAATGCCTACGCCAAGCTGAGCATTGCGTTCGGAGCTTTGCTTGTCGTGATTCTGGGCTGGGTGGCCTTCACGCTGCACGGATCGCCCTACGTGACTCGGCAATACATTCCCCGTGAACAGAAGGTGCCCTTCAGCCACCGCCATCACATCGCCGGCTTGGGCATAGATTGCCGTTACTGCCACACCTCGGTGGAGGAAAGTTCTTTCGCCGGAATCCCTGCCACGGAAACTTGCATGTCCTGTCACTCTCAGGTCTGGACCGAGGCCCCCATGCTGGAGCCGGTCAGAGCCTCCTGGCGGGATGAGCTTCCTTTGGAGTGGAACCGGGTCCATGACTTGCCCGACTTCGCATACTTCAACCACAGCGTGCATATCAAGAAAGGGGTAGGATGCGTCACCTGCCACGGACAGGTCGACCAGATGCCCCTCATCATGCAGACTCAGACGCTTCACATGGGATGGTGTTTGGATTGCCACCGCAATCCTGAACTCTACGTGCGTCCGCGCGAGGAGGTCTTCAACGTGAACTGGACGCTTCCCGAGGGCGTGACCCAGCGCGAGTTGGGCCTGCGCCTGGTCGAGGAATACGACATCCGATCCCTGCAATCCTGCTCGACGTGCCACCGATGA